Proteins co-encoded in one Streptomyces sp. JH34 genomic window:
- a CDS encoding pirin family protein, with product MSNLDRQAALSVCGGRGFVVSEPVRELLAPRRVQLGESTEVRRLLPNLGRRMVGAWAFVDHYGPDDIADEPGMQVPPHPHMGLQTVSWLHEGEVLHRDSLGSLQQIRPRELGLMTSGRAISHSEESPKPHARSLHGAQLWVALPGSDRHVEPRFEHHTDLPTVTAPGITATVILGEIDGAASPGTAYTPIVGADLSLAAGTDARLPLDPDFEYAVLSMSGEAEVDGVPVLPGSMLYLGCGRTELPLRAASDAGLMLLGGEPFEEEIVMWWNFVGRSHEEIEEARQAWEEGSRFGEVHGYDGGRLPAPELPPVALKPRGRVR from the coding sequence ATGAGCAATCTCGATCGCCAGGCCGCTCTCTCCGTCTGCGGGGGCCGTGGCTTCGTCGTCTCCGAGCCGGTGCGGGAACTCCTCGCCCCGCGCCGCGTCCAGCTCGGTGAGTCCACCGAGGTGCGCAGACTGCTTCCCAACCTCGGGCGCCGCATGGTCGGCGCCTGGGCGTTCGTGGACCACTACGGTCCCGACGACATCGCCGACGAGCCCGGGATGCAGGTGCCGCCGCACCCCCACATGGGCCTTCAGACGGTCAGCTGGCTCCACGAAGGAGAAGTCCTGCACCGGGACAGCCTGGGCAGCCTCCAGCAGATCCGGCCGCGCGAACTGGGGTTGATGACGTCCGGCAGGGCCATCAGCCACTCCGAGGAGAGCCCGAAACCGCACGCGAGGTCGCTGCACGGCGCCCAGCTCTGGGTGGCGCTGCCGGGCTCCGACCGTCATGTCGAGCCGCGCTTCGAGCACCACACCGACCTGCCCACCGTCACGGCACCAGGCATCACCGCCACCGTGATCCTCGGAGAGATCGACGGGGCCGCATCACCTGGCACGGCGTACACCCCGATCGTCGGAGCCGACCTGTCCCTGGCCGCCGGTACCGACGCCCGGCTGCCGCTGGACCCCGACTTCGAGTACGCCGTGCTGTCGATGTCCGGCGAGGCCGAGGTCGACGGTGTCCCGGTCCTGCCGGGATCGATGCTCTACCTCGGCTGCGGCCGCACCGAACTGCCGCTGCGCGCCGCCTCCGACGCCGGGCTGATGCTTCTCGGCGGCGAACCGTTCGAGGAGGAGATCGTCATGTGGTGGAACTTCGTCGGGCGCTCGCACGAGGAGATCGAGGAGGCCCGGCAGGCGTGGGAGGAGGGCTCCCGGTTCGGTGAGGTGCACGGCTACGACGGCGGCCGGCTGCCCGCTCCCGAACTGCCACCGGTGGCACTGAAACCGCGAGGAAGGGTGCGCTGA
- a CDS encoding MIP/aquaporin family protein translates to MAKRSARSGLLGEMSAEFAGTMILILFGCGVVAQVVAGGALTDPPGGLGNHDSIAWAWGLGVTLGVYVAARLSGAHLNPAVTLALATFRGFSWGKVAPYVLAQTAGAFVAALLVRWNYTEALAKADPEHTFKTQIVFSTLPSNGNPALPVHEWGAFRDQVIGTAILLLLIMAITDMLNTPPGANLAPFVIGLVVVAIGMAWGTNAGYAINPARDFGPRLASFITGYNGAWRDQYGNFYFWVPIVGPLIGGLLGAGLYKAFVGRFLPSAEPEPPGRVPAPED, encoded by the coding sequence ATGGCAAAACGGAGTGCACGATCCGGATTGCTCGGCGAAATGTCCGCCGAGTTCGCGGGCACGATGATCCTGATTCTTTTCGGCTGCGGCGTGGTGGCCCAAGTCGTGGCGGGCGGGGCCCTGACGGATCCGCCCGGCGGCCTCGGGAACCACGACAGCATCGCCTGGGCGTGGGGACTCGGTGTCACCCTCGGTGTCTACGTGGCGGCGCGTCTGAGTGGCGCCCACCTCAATCCCGCGGTGACGCTCGCACTCGCGACGTTCCGGGGCTTCTCCTGGGGCAAGGTGGCGCCCTACGTACTGGCCCAGACGGCCGGCGCGTTCGTGGCCGCCCTCCTCGTCCGCTGGAACTACACCGAGGCGCTGGCGAAGGCCGACCCCGAACACACCTTCAAGACACAGATTGTGTTCTCCACGCTCCCCTCGAACGGCAATCCCGCTCTGCCGGTCCATGAGTGGGGTGCGTTCCGTGACCAGGTCATCGGCACCGCCATCCTGCTGCTGCTGATCATGGCCATCACCGACATGCTGAACACCCCGCCGGGCGCGAACCTCGCCCCGTTCGTGATCGGCCTGGTCGTGGTGGCGATCGGCATGGCGTGGGGAACCAACGCGGGGTACGCGATCAACCCGGCCCGGGACTTCGGCCCCCGGCTGGCGAGCTTCATCACCGGATACAACGGCGCCTGGCGAGATCAGTACGGGAACTTCTACTTCTGGGTCCCGATCGTCGGCCCGCTCATCGGCGGCCTGCTCGGCGCCGGACTGTACAAGGCATTCGTCGGCCGGTTCCTGCCGTCCGCGGAACCCGAGCCACCGGGACGCGTCCCGGCACCCGAGGACTGA
- a CDS encoding 4'-phosphopantetheinyl transferase superfamily protein, with the protein MIERLLPAYVACADTHETDAPPGTLYPEEARQIATSVDRRRHEFAAVRACARRAMADLGLPPAPVLSGHRGLPLWPEGTVGSMTHCDGYRAAVLARSSEVRAVGIDAEPNAPLPPDVWEVISLPSERARRPLGVDSRTVHWDRLLFSAKESVFKTWFPLTRVELDFSEADISFRTGPDSATEGTFTAELSQAAPGMPRAYEGKWLVDDGFAVTAIVLPASPSVRRPVAASA; encoded by the coding sequence GTGATCGAACGGCTTCTTCCCGCGTACGTCGCGTGCGCGGACACGCACGAGACCGATGCGCCGCCGGGCACCCTGTACCCGGAGGAGGCACGGCAGATCGCCACGAGCGTGGACCGTCGCAGACACGAGTTCGCGGCCGTACGCGCCTGCGCGAGACGGGCCATGGCCGACCTGGGACTGCCCCCGGCGCCGGTACTCTCGGGGCACCGGGGCCTGCCCCTGTGGCCCGAGGGGACCGTCGGCAGCATGACGCACTGCGACGGATATCGCGCGGCGGTGCTGGCGAGGTCCTCCGAGGTGCGCGCGGTCGGTATCGACGCCGAGCCGAACGCACCGCTCCCGCCCGACGTGTGGGAGGTGATATCCCTGCCTTCGGAACGGGCGAGGAGGCCTTTGGGCGTCGACAGCCGGACAGTTCACTGGGACCGCCTTCTGTTCAGCGCCAAGGAGAGTGTCTTCAAGACGTGGTTTCCGCTCACCCGGGTCGAACTCGACTTCTCCGAAGCGGACATCAGCTTCCGTACGGGTCCGGACAGTGCCACCGAAGGCACCTTCACCGCGGAGCTCTCGCAGGCCGCACCCGGGATGCCGAGGGCGTACGAGGGCAAGTGGCTGGTCGACGACGGCTTCGCGGTGACCGCGATCGTGCTTCCCGCGAGCCCCTCCGTCCGACGGCCGGTCGCGGCGTCGGCGTGA
- a CDS encoding metallophosphoesterase — MSSPTGPAPDTSNGGGRLLAVSDLHVGIADNRPVADSLRPSGDEDWLIVAGDVAEQAEEVERALELLAGRFAHVVWTPGNHELWTVEKDPVRLRGQKRYEHLVQVCRELGVTTPEDPYPHWQGEDGPVAVAPVFLLYDYSFRVPGVTSKEESLARAHEAGVVCTDEYLLHPDPYATRDDWCRARVALTEQRLAAHDPDVPLVIAGHWPLLREPTSVMWYPEFAQWCGTELTADWHRRFNVAAVVYGHLHIPRTTWHDGVRFEEVSIGYPREWRKRGHPRGLLRQILPYGGQESPAMKGEGS, encoded by the coding sequence ATGAGTTCTCCGACCGGGCCCGCCCCCGACACTTCGAACGGTGGCGGCCGGCTCCTCGCCGTCAGTGATCTCCATGTCGGCATCGCCGACAACCGTCCCGTCGCCGACAGCTTGCGCCCGTCCGGTGACGAGGACTGGCTCATCGTGGCGGGAGACGTGGCGGAGCAGGCCGAAGAGGTCGAGCGTGCGCTGGAACTGCTGGCGGGCCGATTCGCCCATGTGGTGTGGACCCCTGGAAACCACGAGCTCTGGACGGTGGAGAAGGACCCCGTGAGGCTGCGCGGCCAGAAGCGGTACGAACACCTCGTCCAGGTGTGCCGGGAGCTCGGCGTGACCACGCCCGAGGACCCCTACCCCCACTGGCAGGGCGAGGACGGTCCCGTTGCTGTCGCTCCCGTGTTCCTCCTGTACGACTACTCCTTCAGGGTTCCGGGCGTGACGTCGAAGGAGGAGTCCCTGGCGCGCGCGCACGAGGCGGGCGTCGTCTGCACCGACGAGTACCTCCTGCACCCCGACCCGTACGCGACCCGCGACGACTGGTGCCGGGCGCGGGTGGCACTCACCGAACAGCGGCTGGCCGCACACGACCCTGATGTCCCCCTCGTGATCGCCGGGCACTGGCCGCTGCTGCGCGAACCCACGTCGGTGATGTGGTACCCGGAGTTCGCCCAGTGGTGCGGTACGGAACTCACCGCCGACTGGCACCGTCGCTTCAACGTCGCCGCGGTCGTCTACGGGCATCTCCACATCCCCCGCACGACCTGGCACGACGGCGTGCGGTTCGAGGAGGTCTCGATCGGCTACCCCAGGGAGTGGCGCAAACGGGGCCATCCGCGCGGGCTGCTACGGCAGATCCTTCCTTACGGGGGGCAGGAGTCCCCGGCCATGAAGGGCGAGGGTTCGTGA
- a CDS encoding tetratricopeptide repeat protein, with protein MEDTYYEFGTPADRWDRAQLFFEAKEYLTAARILGGLVQEVPEQVAPRLLLARAYYHSARLGKAETELREVLRRNPVEEYARLMLGRTLERQGRQSEADTHLRMVHAMAGDLGPELLAQEQRNQR; from the coding sequence GTGGAAGACACCTACTACGAGTTCGGCACGCCCGCCGACCGCTGGGACCGGGCGCAGCTGTTCTTCGAGGCGAAGGAGTACCTGACGGCCGCGCGGATCCTCGGCGGACTGGTGCAGGAGGTGCCGGAGCAGGTGGCGCCGAGGCTGCTGCTGGCGCGCGCCTACTACCACTCGGCGCGGCTCGGCAAGGCAGAGACGGAGCTGCGTGAGGTCCTGCGGCGTAACCCCGTCGAGGAATACGCCCGGCTGATGCTCGGGCGCACCCTCGAGCGCCAGGGCCGGCAGTCGGAAGCCGACACGCACCTGCGGATGGTGCACGCGATGGCAGGGGACCTCGGGCCCGAGCTTCTCGCGCAGGAGCAGCGGAACCAGAGGTGA
- a CDS encoding Type 1 glutamine amidotransferase-like domain-containing protein, whose translation MRMYLSSFRTGDHPDEMLALLTRTAATPDVAVIANAVDVLPDEERRAAVEREFEALAGLGLRPSEVDLRTFFDQPSTQVATALSRFPLIWVRGGNVFVLRQALARSGADLALTELLRQDAFVYAGYSAGVCVLAPDLHGLEQCDDPKEVRTAYGDEARWDGLGLLDHVVVPHIDSPGHPESEILGAVADRYHAEGTAHRPLRDGQALVIDGDRPPRVR comes from the coding sequence ATGCGTATGTACCTCTCCTCGTTCCGGACCGGCGACCATCCGGACGAGATGCTGGCCCTGCTGACCCGCACCGCCGCCACGCCCGATGTCGCAGTGATCGCCAACGCGGTCGACGTCCTGCCGGACGAAGAGCGCCGAGCCGCCGTCGAGCGGGAGTTCGAGGCGCTGGCGGGTCTGGGGCTGCGGCCGTCCGAGGTCGACCTGCGTACGTTCTTCGATCAGCCCTCCACGCAGGTCGCGACGGCACTCTCCAGGTTCCCCCTGATCTGGGTGCGCGGAGGCAATGTGTTCGTCCTGCGCCAGGCCCTGGCCCGCAGTGGTGCCGACCTGGCTCTGACCGAACTGTTGCGCCAGGACGCCTTCGTCTACGCCGGCTACAGCGCGGGCGTCTGCGTTCTGGCACCTGACCTGCACGGTCTCGAACAGTGCGACGATCCGAAGGAGGTGCGCACCGCCTACGGTGACGAGGCCCGCTGGGACGGACTGGGCCTCCTCGACCACGTCGTGGTGCCCCACATCGACTCCCCGGGCCATCCCGAATCGGAAATCCTCGGAGCGGTCGCCGACCGGTACCACGCCGAGGGCACGGCCCACCGGCCCCTGCGCGACGGCCAGGCCCTGGTGATCGACGGAGACCGCCCACCCCGGGTCCGCTGA
- a CDS encoding CocE/NonD family hydrolase — MRARRTPRWAASALVTVLASTGLLAGPAAASGSAAAPGRQVATTTDPVTHQENDRVPEGSLWTQHYFPSSDRSGTELHADVLLPEGLPRKAEVPVILSVGPYFGHSGQSGAEGWTHTGPSARFQDFIEGTDLFDQGYAFVMVDLRGFGGSTGCLDWGGPGEQADVKAAIDWAAKQPWSTGAVGLYGKSYDALTGLIGNNLDQRALKAVVAQEPVWDMYQYIYSNGVPRPNVTGTANAYNSIATLDQLPDDDARYLANSRYEEAHPECLTQNSAGYRIADQDDPFWTSRDLAKAARGTDTPLFVTQGFIENNTKPEEMQEYLDNHKGPERGWVGQWEHVRGGDRTADGRLSMGREGWYDETLSFYDQYLKGIRPAVRYPAYSVEDSTGAWRAQKTWPVVERSVTLALGGGSYVDDGGLSSVTGLVGPDGPAPRERVRPTGEWDLENAPATDPAAPEGLAEKQALLQRSGAVTSSFVVWSEALEKAVRVTGTPRISLAAKGEGNVMLKLYDVAPDGTAVMFDEQVSLLRTGKLSVDLKATDWTLAAGHVLAVEIGSVRTGSWRDTPSGETIRVEGARLGLALDDPADDVATQGARSPYLDTYLRQYTVPLPAGPGTFTVVPGGRL, encoded by the coding sequence GTGAGAGCACGTCGCACGCCCAGATGGGCCGCCTCAGCACTCGTCACCGTCCTCGCGTCGACCGGGCTCCTCGCCGGCCCCGCGGCCGCCTCCGGGTCCGCCGCGGCACCGGGCCGCCAGGTGGCCACCACGACCGACCCGGTCACCCATCAGGAGAACGACCGCGTCCCCGAGGGCTCGCTCTGGACGCAGCACTACTTCCCGTCCTCGGACCGCTCCGGCACCGAACTGCACGCAGACGTGCTGCTGCCCGAGGGTCTGCCGAGGAAGGCCGAGGTCCCCGTCATCCTGTCCGTCGGCCCGTACTTCGGGCACTCCGGACAGTCCGGCGCCGAGGGCTGGACCCACACCGGTCCCTCCGCCCGGTTCCAGGACTTCATCGAGGGCACCGACCTGTTCGACCAGGGCTACGCCTTCGTGATGGTCGACCTGCGCGGCTTCGGCGGGTCCACCGGTTGCCTGGACTGGGGCGGCCCCGGTGAACAGGCGGACGTGAAGGCGGCGATCGACTGGGCGGCGAAACAGCCCTGGTCCACGGGTGCGGTGGGCCTGTACGGCAAGTCCTACGACGCCCTGACGGGCCTCATCGGCAACAACCTGGACCAGCGTGCGCTGAAGGCCGTCGTCGCCCAGGAGCCCGTCTGGGACATGTACCAGTACATCTACTCCAACGGCGTGCCGCGCCCGAACGTCACCGGCACCGCCAATGCCTACAACTCCATCGCCACGCTGGACCAGCTGCCCGACGACGACGCCCGCTACCTGGCCAACTCCCGTTACGAGGAGGCCCATCCCGAGTGCCTGACACAGAACTCGGCCGGTTACCGGATCGCCGACCAGGACGACCCGTTCTGGACCTCCCGGGACCTGGCGAAGGCGGCAAGGGGCACGGACACCCCGCTCTTCGTGACCCAGGGCTTCATCGAGAACAACACCAAGCCCGAGGAGATGCAGGAGTACCTCGACAACCACAAGGGCCCCGAACGCGGCTGGGTCGGCCAGTGGGAACACGTCCGCGGCGGGGACCGCACCGCCGACGGCCGCCTCTCCATGGGGCGTGAGGGCTGGTACGACGAGACCCTCTCCTTCTACGACCAGTATCTCAAGGGCATCAGGCCGGCTGTGCGCTACCCGGCCTACTCCGTCGAGGACTCCACCGGCGCGTGGCGGGCGCAGAAGACCTGGCCCGTCGTGGAGCGCTCCGTCACGCTTGCCCTCGGCGGCGGCTCGTACGTGGACGACGGCGGCCTCTCCTCGGTCACCGGCCTGGTCGGGCCGGACGGGCCGGCGCCCCGGGAGCGTGTGCGGCCCACCGGCGAATGGGACCTGGAGAACGCGCCCGCGACCGACCCGGCCGCACCGGAGGGCCTGGCTGAGAAGCAGGCCCTGCTCCAGCGGTCCGGAGCCGTCACGTCGAGCTTCGTCGTGTGGTCCGAGGCGCTCGAGAAGGCCGTGCGGGTCACCGGCACACCCCGGATCTCCCTGGCAGCGAAGGGAGAGGGCAACGTGATGCTCAAGCTGTACGACGTCGCCCCGGACGGCACGGCCGTCATGTTCGACGAGCAGGTCTCGCTGCTGAGGACGGGCAAGCTCTCCGTCGATCTGAAGGCGACCGACTGGACCTTGGCTGCCGGGCACGTCCTGGCGGTGGAGATCGGGTCCGTCCGGACCGGCTCGTGGCGTGACACTCCTTCCGGCGAGACGATCCGGGTCGAGGGAGCACGGCTCGGGCTCGCCCTGGACGACCCGGCCGACGACGTCGCCACCCAAGGGGCCCGCTCGCCGTATCTGGACACCTATCTGCGCCAGTACACGGTGCCCCTGCCGGCAGGTCCCGGCACGTTCACGGTGGTACCCGGCGGACGTCTCTGA
- a CDS encoding LLM class flavin-dependent oxidoreductase, producing MSALTFHWFLPTTGDSRHIVGGGHGSTPGAAGGDRPASVEYLGQIARTAEQLGFVGALTPTGAWCEDAWLTTAMLTQVTERLKFLVAFRPGQISPTLSAQMAATYQRQSHGRLLLNVVTGGESAEQRAYGDFLDKDQRYARTGEFLGIVRRLWAGETVDHHGEHLRVEAARLNRLPEPAPQIYFGGSSPAAGDVAARHTDVYLTWGEPPQQVKQKIDWVRSLAAAQGRDVRFGIRLHTVTRDTAAQAWAEAERLLEAMDPERVAAVQRGLATSESEGQRRMRELHNSGETGNLEVYPNLWAGVGLVRGGAGTAMVGSHTEVADLIEEYHRIGIDEFVLSGAPHLEEAYWFGEGVLPLLEKRGLWQHPARPRPVEAGTARLAGR from the coding sequence ATGTCCGCACTCACCTTTCATTGGTTCCTGCCCACCACCGGTGACAGCCGGCACATCGTCGGCGGAGGCCACGGTTCGACGCCCGGCGCCGCCGGCGGGGACCGTCCGGCCTCCGTCGAGTACCTCGGACAGATCGCCCGCACAGCCGAGCAGCTCGGCTTCGTCGGCGCGCTCACCCCGACGGGCGCGTGGTGCGAGGACGCCTGGCTGACCACGGCCATGCTCACCCAGGTCACCGAGCGGCTGAAGTTCCTGGTCGCCTTCCGCCCCGGCCAGATCAGCCCGACGCTGTCGGCACAGATGGCGGCGACCTACCAGCGGCAGTCCCACGGACGTCTGCTGCTCAACGTCGTCACAGGAGGCGAGTCCGCCGAACAGCGCGCGTACGGCGACTTCCTCGACAAGGACCAGCGGTACGCCCGGACCGGGGAGTTCCTGGGCATCGTGCGGCGGCTGTGGGCCGGTGAGACGGTCGACCACCACGGTGAGCATCTGCGCGTGGAGGCCGCCCGGCTGAACCGGCTGCCGGAGCCCGCGCCGCAGATCTACTTCGGCGGGTCCTCCCCGGCGGCCGGCGACGTGGCGGCCCGTCACACCGATGTCTACCTGACCTGGGGGGAGCCGCCGCAGCAGGTGAAGCAGAAGATCGACTGGGTGCGCTCGCTGGCCGCGGCGCAGGGTCGCGACGTACGGTTCGGGATCCGCCTGCACACCGTCACCAGGGACACCGCGGCACAGGCCTGGGCCGAAGCGGAGCGGCTCCTGGAGGCCATGGACCCGGAACGCGTCGCGGCGGTGCAACGGGGCCTGGCGACCAGTGAGTCCGAGGGGCAGCGGCGGATGCGCGAGCTGCACAACAGCGGGGAGACCGGCAACCTCGAGGTCTACCCCAACCTGTGGGCGGGCGTCGGCCTGGTCCGCGGGGGCGCGGGCACGGCGATGGTCGGCAGCCACACCGAGGTCGCCGACCTCATCGAGGAGTACCACCGGATCGGCATCGACGAGTTCGTCCTGTCGGGGGCGCCCCATCTGGAGGAGGCGTACTGGTTCGGCGAGGGCGTCCTGCCGCTGCTGGAGAAGCGCGGTCTCTGGCAGCATCCGGCCCGTCCGCGTCCCGTCGAGGCGGGAACCGCCCGGCTCGCCGGCCGGTGA
- a CDS encoding AI-2E family transporter — MSVTMSSTKTRAALRVSARVSGELLLVLVMTAVAVWLLGRMWPVVWPLIVGLLLTTLTWPLARFLRRRGWPPALAASTVTVLFLLVAGGAVALIAVPVASQSGELADGVVEGIQRLREWASGPPLNIGDDEITGAFDSATARVQDSIGSMVTTVVTGVSTVVNGVVTAVLAVFLMFFMLKDGPRFLPWLGRQLPGRLATDVPAVAERGWSTLGEFVRSQAYVGLLDAVLIGLGLWIVGVPLVLPLAVLTFVSAFVPIVGALFAGFVAVLIALVSNGLTDALIVLAVIVVVQQLEGNVFQPMIQSRGLGLHAAVVLLAVTLGGSLAGIVGSLLAVPAAALIAVVWNYVREQLSEPGEEPEPQTSPSRVGAPS, encoded by the coding sequence ATGTCAGTCACGATGAGCTCCACCAAGACCCGCGCGGCTCTCCGCGTTTCGGCACGCGTCTCAGGCGAGTTGCTCCTGGTCCTTGTCATGACCGCAGTGGCGGTGTGGTTGCTGGGGCGCATGTGGCCGGTCGTCTGGCCACTCATAGTCGGTCTGCTGCTCACGACCCTGACGTGGCCACTGGCCCGCTTCCTGCGTCGGCGCGGATGGCCGCCGGCGCTCGCCGCCTCCACGGTGACGGTGCTGTTCCTCCTGGTGGCCGGAGGGGCGGTGGCGTTGATCGCGGTGCCGGTGGCTTCCCAGTCCGGGGAACTGGCCGATGGTGTGGTCGAAGGCATCCAGAGGCTGCGCGAGTGGGCCTCCGGGCCGCCTCTCAACATCGGTGACGACGAGATCACCGGAGCATTCGATTCCGCTACTGCGCGCGTCCAGGACAGCATCGGCAGCATGGTCACCACGGTCGTCACCGGGGTGAGCACCGTGGTCAACGGTGTGGTCACCGCTGTCCTGGCGGTCTTCCTCATGTTCTTCATGCTGAAGGACGGACCCCGGTTCCTGCCGTGGCTCGGGCGTCAGCTGCCCGGCCGGCTCGCCACCGATGTTCCCGCCGTGGCGGAGCGTGGCTGGAGCACCCTGGGTGAATTCGTGCGTTCCCAGGCCTACGTCGGACTGCTCGACGCCGTCCTCATCGGTCTCGGACTCTGGATCGTGGGAGTGCCGCTGGTGCTGCCCCTGGCCGTGCTGACGTTCGTCTCCGCGTTCGTGCCCATCGTGGGTGCGCTGTTCGCGGGCTTCGTCGCCGTCCTCATCGCCCTGGTGTCGAACGGGCTGACCGACGCGCTGATCGTGCTGGCGGTCATCGTGGTGGTCCAGCAACTCGAGGGCAACGTGTTCCAGCCCATGATCCAGAGCCGAGGGCTCGGTCTGCATGCCGCTGTGGTCCTGCTGGCGGTGACGCTGGGCGGCAGTCTGGCGGGCATCGTCGGCAGCCTGCTCGCGGTGCCCGCCGCCGCGCTGATCGCCGTCGTCTGGAACTACGTGCGCGAGCAGCTCAGCGAACCGGGGGAGGAGCCGGAGCCCCAGACGTCACCCAGCCGTGTCGGTGCCCCTTCGTGA
- the glpK gene encoding glycerol kinase GlpK, with product MADFIGAVDQGTTSTRFMIFDHGGNEVAKHQLEHAQILPRSGWVEHDPVEIWERTNSVMQNALRYGGIAPGDLAAIGITNQRETTVVWDPRNGRPYYNAIVWQDTRTDAIAAELERSGRGDVIRRKAGLPPATYFSAGKIQWILENVDGVREAAEAGHAIFGNTDAWVLWNLTGGPDGGIHATDVTNASRTMLMDLETLDWDDELLGFFGIPRAMLPAINPSSHPEAYGTTRTSRPLRAAIPIGGVLGDQQAATVGQVCFSPGEAKNTYGTGNFLVLNTGTELVRSQHGLLTTVAYQFGDSPVVYALEGSIAVTGSAVQWLRDQMKIIKTAAESEVLARSVDDNGGMYFVPAFSGLFAPYWRSDARGAIVGLARYNDNAHLARATLEAICYQSRDVVEAMEQDSGVHLDVLKVDGGVTANDLCMQIQADILGVPVSRPVVAETTALGAAYAAGLATGFWQNTDELRAQWHESERWSPQWSEEQRAEGYAGWKRAVERTLDWVKVP from the coding sequence ATGGCGGACTTCATCGGCGCGGTGGATCAGGGGACCACCAGCACCCGATTCATGATCTTCGATCACGGCGGCAACGAGGTCGCCAAACACCAGCTGGAGCACGCCCAGATCCTCCCGCGCTCGGGCTGGGTGGAACACGACCCGGTGGAGATCTGGGAGCGCACCAACTCCGTGATGCAGAACGCCCTGCGCTACGGGGGCATCGCACCGGGCGACCTGGCGGCGATCGGGATCACCAACCAGCGTGAGACCACAGTCGTCTGGGACCCGCGCAACGGGCGCCCGTACTACAACGCCATCGTGTGGCAGGACACCCGCACGGACGCCATCGCCGCGGAGCTCGAGCGGTCGGGCCGTGGAGACGTCATCCGGCGGAAGGCGGGACTGCCGCCGGCGACGTACTTCTCCGCGGGCAAGATCCAGTGGATCCTGGAGAACGTCGACGGCGTGCGGGAGGCCGCCGAGGCCGGTCACGCCATCTTCGGCAACACGGACGCCTGGGTCCTGTGGAACCTGACCGGCGGCCCCGACGGCGGTATCCACGCCACGGACGTGACCAACGCGAGCCGCACCATGCTGATGGACCTGGAGACCCTCGACTGGGACGACGAGCTGCTGGGCTTCTTCGGCATCCCCCGGGCGATGCTGCCGGCCATCAACCCCTCGTCCCACCCCGAGGCCTACGGAACCACGCGCACCTCACGGCCGCTGCGGGCTGCCATCCCCATCGGCGGGGTACTCGGCGACCAGCAGGCGGCCACCGTCGGGCAGGTCTGCTTCTCACCCGGCGAGGCCAAGAACACCTATGGCACCGGTAACTTCCTGGTGCTCAACACCGGGACCGAACTGGTCCGGTCCCAGCACGGCCTCCTCACCACGGTGGCGTACCAGTTCGGCGACAGCCCGGTGGTCTACGCGTTGGAGGGCTCCATCGCCGTGACGGGATCCGCCGTGCAGTGGCTGCGGGACCAGATGAAGATCATCAAGACCGCGGCGGAGAGCGAGGTGCTCGCCCGCTCGGTCGACGACAACGGCGGCATGTACTTCGTGCCCGCGTTCTCGGGTCTGTTCGCCCCCTACTGGCGCTCCGACGCCCGGGGAGCGATCGTCGGCCTGGCCAGGTACAACGACAACGCCCACCTGGCGCGGGCGACCCTGGAGGCGATCTGCTACCAGAGCCGAGACGTCGTCGAGGCCATGGAGCAGGACTCCGGCGTCCACCTCGACGTGCTGAAGGTGGACGGCGGCGTCACCGCCAACGATCTGTGCATGCAGATCCAGGCGGACATCCTCGGCGTACCGGTCAGCCGCCCGGTCGTCGCGGAGACCACCGCCCTCGGCGCAGCCTATGCGGCGGGACTGGCGACGGGTTTCTGGCAGAACACCGATGAACTGCGCGCCCAGTGGCACGAGTCCGAGCGGTGGTCGCCGCAGTGGTCCGAGGAGCAGCGTGCGGAAGGCTACGCGGGCTGGAAGAGGGCGGTGGAACGCACCCTGGACTGGGTGAAGGTCCCGTAA